A stretch of the Parabacteroides timonensis genome encodes the following:
- a CDS encoding glycoside hydrolase family 27 protein produces MKNRFKQLIIVALLPLYVCGGFAQGSPLAVKPPLGWNSFDSYGVYLHEKAAFDNLEVLADKYLPFGYEYFVIDNGWFGEYKLRPGTIYSIERHASDVNINEFGLLQPSICYFPNGFLELINKCHAKGLKFGLHLMRGIPRKAVELNLPIKGTDYHARDIADTVNICNWCHYNYGVDMSKPGAQTFYNSLIDQLAAWGVDFIKVDDIVPYPKEIEALVHAVKQCGRDMVISLSPGDRAPVEYIDVYKQANMLRVTGDVWDTQSDIDKCFTAWKKWSGYETPGFWLDMDMIPFGKLQLMSPATLNKEDISKSALYAGKGYTRESELSKDQMKTFITMRALSASPLMIGGDLLTMDEYSYSLLINPEILACNQNGKMGKLIFEKDGVEIWKVKDIESNKGWIGIFNRTDFGKEYMKFDISVLTLTENSRLYDIWNNKQVVIENKEIEITIPGRGVVFIRYDI; encoded by the coding sequence GTGAAAAATAGATTTAAACAATTGATTATAGTAGCCTTACTTCCTTTATACGTATGTGGTGGTTTTGCTCAAGGAAGTCCGTTAGCTGTAAAACCTCCTTTGGGATGGAATAGTTTTGATAGCTATGGAGTCTATCTCCACGAAAAGGCTGCATTTGATAATCTGGAAGTATTGGCTGATAAATATCTGCCTTTCGGCTATGAATATTTTGTGATAGATAACGGTTGGTTTGGGGAATATAAACTGCGGCCGGGAACAATTTATTCTATAGAACGACATGCTTCAGATGTAAATATTAATGAATTTGGATTGTTACAACCTTCTATCTGTTATTTTCCGAATGGCTTTCTTGAATTGATAAATAAATGTCATGCAAAAGGGTTGAAGTTTGGCCTTCATCTGATGCGAGGTATACCTCGGAAGGCAGTAGAGTTGAATTTACCTATTAAAGGAACGGATTATCATGCACGAGATATTGCAGATACAGTAAATATCTGTAACTGGTGTCATTATAATTATGGAGTGGATATGTCTAAACCCGGTGCACAGACTTTTTATAACAGCTTAATTGACCAATTGGCTGCATGGGGTGTCGATTTCATAAAGGTAGACGATATTGTTCCTTATCCGAAAGAGATAGAGGCATTGGTTCATGCTGTTAAGCAGTGTGGCAGGGATATGGTAATCAGTTTATCTCCAGGTGATCGTGCTCCGGTAGAATATATTGATGTTTATAAACAAGCCAATATGTTGCGTGTGACCGGTGATGTATGGGATACACAATCTGATATCGATAAATGTTTCACCGCATGGAAAAAATGGAGTGGTTATGAAACTCCCGGATTTTGGCTGGATATGGATATGATACCGTTTGGTAAACTTCAATTAATGTCTCCGGCTACATTAAACAAAGAAGACATAAGTAAAAGTGCTTTATATGCGGGAAAAGGATATACCAGGGAAAGTGAGTTAAGTAAGGATCAAATGAAAACATTTATCACGATGCGTGCTTTGTCTGCTTCTCCTTTGATGATAGGAGGTGATTTGTTGACAATGGATGAGTATTCTTACAGTTTGTTGATAAATCCGGAAATTCTGGCATGTAATCAAAATGGAAAAATGGGAAAACTCATTTTTGAAAAAGATGGAGTGGAAATATGGAAGGTAAAGGATATTGAATCGAATAAAGGGTGGATAGGAATATTTAATAGAACCGATTTTGGAAAAGAGTATATGAAATTTGATATTAGTGTATTGACTCTTACAGAAAATTCTCGGTTGTATGATATATGGAATAATAAACAAGTTGTGATAGAAAATAAAGAGATAGAAATAACTATACCCGGACGGGGAGTTGTTTTCATTAGATATGATATTTGA